One Gloeothece verrucosa PCC 7822 DNA window includes the following coding sequences:
- a CDS encoding Rieske (2Fe-2S) protein, translated as MSWTKVLSVDALAPGQRKIVTVGQQKILLINHNGQLYAVDKACPHLKLSMKNGKITEEGSIICPWHKSSFDLRSGEATDWTPWPPVVGKAMAMVAKPKPLQVFPVRVEEDSIWVEV; from the coding sequence ATGAGTTGGACAAAAGTGCTTTCTGTGGATGCTCTTGCCCCTGGACAAAGAAAAATTGTTACAGTTGGTCAACAAAAAATTTTATTAATCAATCATAACGGACAGCTATACGCCGTTGATAAAGCTTGTCCTCATCTGAAACTTTCAATGAAAAACGGTAAGATCACTGAAGAGGGATCAATTATATGCCCTTGGCATAAAAGTTCATTTGATCTTCGTAGTGGGGAAGCAACAGACTGGACTCCTTGGCCTCCTGTAGTAGGAAAAGCAATGGCTATGGTTGCTAAACCCAAACCTTTACAAGTCTTTCCCGTTCGAGTAGAAGAAGACAGTATTTGGGTTGAAGTTTAA
- a CDS encoding AI-2E family transporter — protein sequence MVNAGSSKPKVNWLQRWWGTLNPLSRLLAITLAAPLTVLNAWAFSTIFGYFQSLFVIILLASVVAFLLSYPVNWLENKGINRPQAAIGVFLVTLLIFLAVAVTLVPLAYNQAQQLVARLPEWLDSGQHQLMRLNEQVDLWGLPISLDGLIAQINSRLASELQTLGGKTLNLAVSLTVFTVVKSLDVLLTIILTFYLLLHTRDIWQSLIEWLPKPIQGPFSQTLRSSFQNYFLGQIISATCMAVGLVSSFLVLKVPFGLLFGLTIGVMALIPFGGSAGIVTVTLLIALRDIKLALQVLACALVVQQVVENGIAPRILGSVTGLNPFWILLALLSGARIGGLLGVIVAVPTAVMIKEALSAIRTVPTGDDLLSSLTRNESSTTATQR from the coding sequence ATGGTCAATGCTGGCTCATCTAAACCAAAAGTAAACTGGTTACAACGATGGTGGGGAACTTTAAATCCTCTTTCCCGTCTGCTGGCAATTACTCTAGCAGCACCCTTGACAGTTTTGAATGCTTGGGCATTCTCCACCATCTTTGGTTATTTTCAGTCATTATTTGTCATTATTCTCTTAGCCTCTGTGGTAGCTTTTTTACTGAGCTATCCGGTCAATTGGTTAGAAAACAAAGGCATCAACCGACCTCAAGCCGCCATCGGCGTTTTCTTGGTGACATTACTCATTTTTCTGGCAGTAGCTGTTACTTTAGTCCCACTGGCTTACAATCAGGCTCAGCAATTAGTGGCTCGTTTACCAGAATGGCTAGACTCCGGTCAACATCAACTGATGAGGCTCAATGAACAAGTGGATCTGTGGGGTTTGCCTATCAGTCTAGATGGGTTAATCGCTCAAATCAATAGCAGACTGGCATCCGAGTTACAAACTCTTGGCGGAAAAACCCTAAATTTAGCGGTTAGTTTGACAGTGTTTACCGTTGTCAAATCATTAGATGTTTTATTAACCATCATTCTAACCTTCTATTTACTCTTGCATACACGGGATATATGGCAGAGTTTAATAGAATGGTTACCTAAACCCATTCAAGGGCCATTTTCCCAAACGCTACGTAGTAGTTTTCAAAATTATTTTTTGGGACAAATTATCAGCGCAACCTGTATGGCTGTGGGTTTAGTGTCTAGCTTCTTAGTGCTAAAAGTCCCCTTTGGCTTGTTGTTTGGCTTAACTATTGGGGTTATGGCTTTAATTCCCTTTGGCGGATCGGCGGGAATTGTTACAGTGACTTTACTCATAGCACTGCGGGATATTAAATTAGCCCTACAGGTATTAGCCTGCGCTCTGGTGGTTCAACAAGTGGTAGAAAATGGCATTGCCCCCAGAATCTTAGGCAGTGTGACCGGATTAAATCCCTTTTGGATTTTGTTGGCTCTGTTAAGTGGAGCTAGAATCGGGGGATTATTAGGGGTGATCGTGGCAGTTCCTACGGCTGTAATGATTAAAGAAGCGTTAAGTGCAATTCGTACAGTTCCGACGGGTGATGATCTGCTCTCTAGCTTAACCCGAAATGAATCATCAACCACAGCTACTCAACGGTAG
- a CDS encoding Tab2/Atab2 family RNA-binding protein, whose amino-acid sequence MLIWQADFYKRQQMNQAGEILWELLITDSLGKIIYERQCPQSMANSDWLLVQLQQATEQFSPDVIQVFRPQSLALLTSCAEKLGLTVVATRRTWALKKVLQQRAAATKDPQDILDKPPPQPLPANLWGEEWRFAHVAAGDLIEFFKDRPIPLLNIPEELLPINLGLASTLPIPGMVIYGGRTSMYLARWLNQENPVAINYISTEVGKSGGLVLESGLVNRWILATFEDPEVVVAAEKYEQRKQLCRGLHFLTIQPDSSGMTYSGFWLLQEEYSHHLKV is encoded by the coding sequence ATGTTGATTTGGCAAGCTGATTTTTATAAGCGGCAGCAAATGAATCAAGCAGGAGAAATTCTGTGGGAACTGTTGATCACCGACTCTTTGGGAAAAATTATTTATGAGCGTCAATGTCCTCAATCAATGGCTAATAGCGATTGGTTATTGGTACAGTTACAGCAAGCAACTGAGCAATTTTCTCCGGATGTAATTCAAGTATTTCGCCCTCAATCTCTGGCTTTGTTGACCTCCTGTGCCGAAAAATTGGGGTTAACGGTGGTGGCTACTCGGCGCACATGGGCTTTAAAAAAGGTTTTACAACAACGGGCAGCCGCCACAAAAGATCCTCAAGATATTTTAGATAAGCCGCCTCCACAACCTTTGCCGGCAAACCTATGGGGGGAAGAATGGCGCTTTGCTCATGTAGCGGCTGGCGATTTAATTGAATTTTTTAAGGACCGTCCTATTCCTCTTTTAAATATTCCTGAAGAGTTACTTCCTATTAATTTAGGGTTGGCTTCTACTCTTCCTATTCCGGGTATGGTTATTTATGGGGGAAGAACTTCTATGTATTTAGCCCGTTGGTTAAACCAAGAAAATCCTGTAGCTATTAATTATATTTCTACTGAGGTTGGTAAATCTGGAGGTTTAGTTTTAGAGTCTGGTTTGGTCAACCGTTGGATTCTCGCTACTTTTGAAGATCCTGAAGTGGTTGTGGCAGCCGAAAAATATGAACAGCGAAAACAATTGTGTCGTGGATTACATTTTTTAACAATTCAACCTGATTCTTCAGGAATGACTTATTCGGGTTTTTGGCTATTACAAGAAGAATATAGCCATCATTTAAAAGTTTAA
- the pyk gene encoding pyruvate kinase, with protein MQPRTLPRRTKIVATIGPASQDKETLRQLIQAGATTFRLNFSHGTHDDHQRNIRLIRQTAFELNQPVGILQDLQGPKIRLGKFQCQSILLNPGDSFILTSRLEVECNQDISCVTYEYLAEEVPEGSRILLDDGKVEMLVEKVDLQQKNLHCRVIVGGPLSSNKGVNFPGVYLSVKALTEKDKKDLVFGLDQGVDWVALSFVRNPQDILEIKDLIANAGKSVPVIAKIEKHEAIKEMEAILSLCNGVMVARGDLGVELPAEDVPILQKRLIVTANKLGIPIITATQMLDSMVSNPRPTRAEVSDVANAILDGTDAVMLSNETAVGKYPIEAVATMAKIAERIEQEREHFTARSYPSNKHSIPNAISSAVSQIAEQLEAAAIMTLTKSGATARNVSKFRPKTPILAVTPHVDVARQLQLVWGVKPLLVLDLPSTSQTFQAAINVAQENYLLADGDLVVMTAGTLQGVSGSTDLVKVEMVKAVLGKGIGIGQGSVSGRARVAYRAQDLSHFEAGEILVASSTNKEFVEVMRKASGIITEEASLTSHAAIIGLRLGIPVIVGLSNATELIREGTIVTIDAQRGLVYSGAMINNALKGMEANLPIP; from the coding sequence ATGCAACCGCGCACATTGCCTCGTCGAACTAAAATAGTGGCTACCATCGGACCGGCTAGCCAAGATAAAGAAACTCTCCGTCAACTGATTCAAGCTGGTGCGACGACGTTTCGGCTAAATTTTTCTCACGGAACCCATGATGATCATCAACGAAATATCCGTCTGATTCGTCAAACCGCTTTTGAACTTAATCAGCCGGTGGGGATCTTGCAAGACTTGCAAGGGCCTAAAATTCGTCTAGGTAAATTTCAATGTCAATCCATTCTGCTTAACCCAGGTGATTCGTTTATACTCACCAGTCGTTTAGAAGTAGAGTGCAATCAAGATATTAGTTGTGTTACTTATGAATATCTAGCTGAGGAAGTACCTGAAGGCTCTCGAATTCTTTTAGACGATGGTAAAGTGGAGATGCTGGTAGAAAAAGTCGACCTCCAGCAAAAAAATCTACATTGTCGAGTTATCGTGGGAGGCCCCCTTTCCAGCAATAAAGGGGTTAACTTTCCGGGTGTTTACCTCTCGGTGAAAGCTTTAACTGAAAAAGACAAAAAAGACCTTGTATTTGGGCTAGATCAAGGAGTAGATTGGGTTGCTCTCAGCTTTGTTCGTAATCCTCAAGATATCTTAGAGATTAAAGATTTAATTGCTAATGCCGGTAAATCGGTGCCGGTTATTGCCAAAATCGAAAAACATGAAGCCATCAAAGAAATGGAGGCGATTTTATCGTTATGTAATGGGGTAATGGTGGCCCGAGGAGATTTAGGGGTAGAATTGCCGGCTGAAGATGTACCGATTTTGCAAAAGCGTCTGATCGTCACGGCTAATAAATTGGGCATTCCCATTATTACAGCAACTCAAATGTTAGACAGTATGGTCAGTAACCCCCGTCCAACTCGGGCTGAGGTTTCTGATGTGGCTAATGCGATCTTGGATGGTACAGATGCGGTTATGCTCTCCAATGAGACAGCAGTAGGAAAATACCCCATAGAAGCTGTAGCCACTATGGCTAAAATTGCTGAACGCATCGAACAAGAAAGAGAACATTTTACCGCTCGTTCATACCCGAGCAATAAACATTCTATTCCTAATGCCATCTCGAGTGCCGTCAGCCAAATTGCTGAACAACTAGAAGCAGCCGCCATCATGACTTTAACTAAAAGCGGAGCGACAGCCCGTAATGTTTCTAAATTCCGTCCTAAAACGCCGATTTTAGCGGTTACTCCCCATGTGGATGTGGCTAGGCAATTACAGTTAGTTTGGGGGGTTAAACCTTTATTAGTGCTAGATTTACCCTCTACCAGTCAGACATTTCAAGCCGCCATTAATGTCGCTCAAGAAAATTATCTGCTTGCGGATGGGGATTTAGTGGTGATGACAGCAGGAACCCTTCAAGGGGTTTCAGGTTCCACAGATTTAGTCAAAGTGGAAATGGTTAAAGCCGTCCTCGGTAAAGGAATTGGTATTGGACAAGGTTCAGTGAGTGGTCGAGCCAGGGTAGCTTACAGAGCGCAAGATTTAAGCCATTTTGAGGCAGGGGAGATTTTGGTCGCATCCTCGACTAATAAGGAATTTGTAGAGGTAATGCGTAAAGCATCAGGAATTATTACTGAAGAAGCAAGTCTCACCAGTCATGCGGCTATTATTGGCTTACGCTTAGGGATTCCGGTTATCGTCGGCTTGAGTAATGCAACTGAACTGATTCGTGAGGGAACAATTGTCACGATTGATGCTCAACGCGGTTTAGTTTATTCAGGAGCAATGATTAATAATGCCTTAAAAGGGATGGAGGCTAATTTACCAATTCCTTAA
- the rimM gene encoding ribosome maturation factor RimM (Essential for efficient processing of 16S rRNA), whose protein sequence is MDDWLEIGTIVAPQGLKGEVRVSSESDFPERFEEPGKRWLVPPNSVQVQEVELLSGRYIPGKNIYVVQLAGIEDREEAEALRGYKLLVPLSDRPSLSEDEYHVADLINLEVYNQQTGENVGIVTELLWAGNDLLEVTLHQQPEIKPTPELDLSKVRKSKHRKLKPKVKKPLTVLIPFVKEIVPVVDLQSRRIEINPPAGLLEVNSEQAVN, encoded by the coding sequence ATGGATGATTGGTTAGAAATAGGAACAATTGTCGCGCCCCAAGGATTAAAAGGAGAAGTCAGAGTTTCTTCTGAGTCGGATTTCCCAGAAAGATTTGAAGAACCTGGAAAACGCTGGTTAGTTCCTCCTAATAGTGTACAAGTTCAAGAAGTAGAATTGCTCTCGGGCAGATATATTCCCGGTAAAAATATCTACGTGGTACAATTAGCAGGCATTGAAGACAGAGAGGAAGCTGAAGCCTTACGGGGATATAAACTTTTAGTCCCACTCAGCGATCGCCCGTCACTTTCCGAGGATGAATATCACGTAGCGGACCTCATTAATCTAGAAGTCTATAACCAACAGACCGGAGAGAATGTCGGGATAGTCACTGAACTATTATGGGCCGGCAATGATTTACTAGAAGTCACACTCCATCAACAACCCGAAATCAAACCAACACCCGAACTGGATTTATCCAAGGTGAGAAAAAGCAAGCATCGCAAGCTAAAACCCAAAGTCAAAAAACCCTTAACCGTCTTAATACCCTTTGTCAAAGAAATTGTTCCTGTAGTAGATCTCCAAAGCAGACGCATCGAAATTAACCCCCCTGCGGGTTTATTAGAAGTTAACAGCGAGCAGGCGGTTAACTAA
- a CDS encoding pilus assembly FimT family protein, protein MKRQKQGIKGYSLLELMITVLVMAILVAIAWPLLQQLMGLIRLNLAIWTLAQHWKMTRLDATGNGNIPMTLCMNETNEGVQFAQILGNNCESITSWLSLTNGVSIDQANSTLRTQSSVAGNGGQIYRVSWADTNAGLGGSWGQLGRLVLIADGTTAKKCLFLFDTDGSWNIRLDKKCNKS, encoded by the coding sequence ATGAAAAGGCAAAAACAGGGAATCAAAGGCTATAGTCTTTTAGAGTTAATGATTACAGTCCTCGTTATGGCTATTTTAGTGGCTATAGCTTGGCCTTTATTGCAGCAGTTGATGGGATTAATCCGACTGAATTTGGCGATTTGGACTTTAGCCCAACACTGGAAAATGACCCGTTTGGATGCAACCGGCAATGGAAATATTCCTATGACTTTGTGTATGAATGAGACAAATGAAGGTGTACAGTTTGCTCAGATTTTAGGAAATAATTGTGAGTCCATTACTTCATGGCTTTCTCTAACCAATGGAGTCAGTATTGATCAGGCTAATTCAACTTTACGAACACAATCATCTGTAGCCGGCAATGGCGGACAAATTTATCGGGTTAGTTGGGCTGATACTAACGCCGGACTCGGTGGTTCTTGGGGACAACTCGGTCGTTTAGTTTTGATTGCTGATGGAACCACTGCTAAAAAGTGTTTATTTCTGTTTGATACGGATGGGAGTTGGAATATTCGTCTGGATAAAAAGTGTAATAAAAGTTAA
- the dprA gene encoding DNA-processing protein DprA: MSIERAYWVAWSQISGIGPVLLKRIYQHFQSLEIAWSASTAELGAVEGLGKRILAAISETRSKLNPEQFLQQHMQKNPYFWTPADSEYPQLLWEIPSPPPVLYYRGQVKAEENQGITPMIAIVGTRYPTEHGRRWTHKISSTLAQQGFTVVSGMAAGIDGQAHRSCLENGGRTLAVLGTGVDIAYPSSHRQLHQEIQQQGLLLSEYSQGTKVDRSNFPARNRIIAGLCRAILVMEAPLKSGALITARYGNEFGRDVYTLPNSPEVEEAKGCLKLLHQGAEVIVEVEELLESLGAMPNLDTEKQKQLSIFEQTPIKAMPDLSIQLTEVLQAVGVEPTAFDLIVQKTGLCTGEVSAALLQLELFGVIAQLPGMRYQRT; this comes from the coding sequence TTGTCCATTGAACGTGCTTATTGGGTAGCTTGGTCCCAAATTTCAGGCATAGGGCCAGTATTATTAAAACGAATTTATCAGCATTTTCAAAGCTTAGAAATTGCCTGGAGTGCCTCCACAGCCGAATTAGGAGCAGTGGAAGGACTCGGAAAACGAATTCTAGCAGCCATCAGTGAAACGCGCTCAAAACTTAATCCTGAACAATTCCTACAACAACACATGCAGAAAAATCCTTATTTTTGGACTCCTGCTGATTCGGAATATCCTCAACTGTTATGGGAAATTCCCAGTCCCCCTCCAGTGTTATATTATCGAGGTCAAGTTAAAGCCGAAGAAAATCAAGGTATTACTCCGATGATCGCTATTGTGGGGACTCGTTACCCAACAGAACATGGCCGTCGCTGGACTCATAAAATTAGTTCTACCTTAGCTCAACAGGGCTTTACTGTTGTTTCTGGAATGGCAGCCGGAATTGATGGACAGGCCCATCGTTCCTGTCTTGAAAACGGTGGACGTACCCTAGCTGTATTAGGTACAGGGGTAGATATCGCTTATCCTTCCAGTCATCGCCAGTTACATCAAGAAATTCAACAACAGGGGTTACTATTGAGTGAGTATTCTCAGGGCACAAAAGTTGACCGCAGCAATTTTCCGGCTCGTAACCGCATTATTGCGGGTTTATGTCGCGCCATCTTGGTGATGGAAGCACCGCTTAAATCTGGTGCTTTAATTACGGCTCGTTATGGGAATGAATTTGGACGAGATGTTTACACTTTACCCAATTCTCCAGAGGTAGAAGAGGCAAAAGGCTGTTTAAAATTACTCCATCAAGGAGCAGAAGTTATTGTAGAAGTGGAAGAGTTACTCGAAAGTTTAGGTGCTATGCCCAATTTGGATACAGAAAAACAAAAACAGTTATCTATTTTTGAGCAAACGCCCATCAAAGCCATGCCAGACTTAAGTATTCAATTAACTGAGGTCTTGCAAGCGGTGGGCGTTGAACCTACTGCTTTTGATTTAATTGTGCAAAAGACGGGGTTATGTACTGGTGAGGTTTCAGCCGCTTTATTACAATTGGAATTATTCGGGGTTATTGCTCAGTTGCCCGGTATGAGATATCAAAGAACGTGA
- a CDS encoding ABC transporter ATP-binding protein: MAFFPPPPPDRQDRPRPPRPRENDWRLILKLLPYTRRSRKLLLWSILLLLPVSVAGAIQPLIIGQAISLLRSEAAWPYLEKMTLAQGLNFLAVLLLVTIIIRVIFSATQGYIIQQVGQDITAQVRQDLFTHITSLSASFFDRTPVGRLVTRIASDVEALGDVFASGAIGVLSDFVYFVVILITIFSLQWQLSLMLFLMLIPVTGLIIYFQQQYRKANYQVREELSQLNSMLQENVMGINVVQLFRRERFNSDMFRTINKRYRMEVDKTIFHDSAISATLEWVGLVAIAGVLGLGGIFVVKGMITLGTLSAFILYGRRLFDPIRQFADKFTMFQAGFTAIERISELLSEPIEIRDPEIYQNAISPGQIISNNQQGGEIRFENVWFAYKAHEYVLKNLDFTIRPGEKVALVGPTGAGKSSIIRLLCRLYEPTKGRILLDGIDIRDIPQAQLRRYIGVILQESFLFAGDIKRNITLGEDYSLDQVKEAAQLTNINQFIEELPQSYDTVLRERGANLSGGQKQLLAFARVAIRKPRVLVLDEATASLDVGTEALIQQALEELLKERTAIIIAHRLSTIRDVDRILVLKRGELIEQGSHEKLLEQKGLYASLYRLQMLGAAELLS; this comes from the coding sequence ATGGCGTTCTTTCCCCCTCCCCCACCAGACAGACAAGACAGACCTAGACCTCCTAGACCTCGAGAAAACGACTGGCGGCTGATCTTAAAACTACTGCCTTATACCCGTCGTAGTCGAAAATTATTACTGTGGTCAATTTTGTTATTACTCCCTGTATCAGTGGCCGGGGCGATCCAACCTCTCATCATCGGTCAGGCCATTTCACTGCTACGATCTGAAGCCGCTTGGCCGTATCTAGAAAAGATGACCTTAGCACAAGGGCTAAATTTTTTAGCAGTTCTTTTGCTAGTGACAATTATTATCAGAGTAATCTTTAGTGCTACTCAAGGATACATTATTCAACAAGTCGGACAGGATATAACCGCACAAGTTCGACAAGACCTATTTACTCACATCACCTCTTTGTCAGCGAGTTTCTTTGATCGCACCCCTGTAGGACGCTTAGTTACTCGCATCGCCAGCGATGTAGAAGCCTTGGGGGATGTATTCGCCAGTGGGGCCATCGGAGTCCTGAGTGATTTTGTGTATTTTGTCGTCATTTTAATCACCATTTTTAGCCTGCAATGGCAGTTATCCTTGATGTTATTTTTAATGCTTATTCCGGTTACCGGATTAATCATTTATTTTCAGCAGCAGTATCGCAAGGCTAATTATCAGGTACGAGAAGAATTATCCCAACTCAACTCCATGTTGCAAGAAAATGTCATGGGGATCAATGTGGTGCAATTGTTTCGCCGAGAACGTTTTAATAGCGATATGTTCCGCACCATCAATAAACGTTATCGCATGGAGGTAGATAAAACGATTTTTCATGATTCGGCGATTTCTGCTACTTTAGAATGGGTAGGATTAGTAGCCATTGCAGGAGTTCTCGGGTTAGGAGGAATTTTTGTTGTTAAAGGCATGATTACCTTGGGAACCCTATCAGCTTTTATCCTTTATGGTAGGCGTTTATTTGACCCGATACGGCAATTTGCCGACAAATTTACCATGTTCCAAGCGGGTTTTACTGCCATTGAACGAATTAGCGAATTACTCAGCGAACCCATCGAAATTCGAGACCCAGAAATTTATCAAAATGCCATTTCTCCAGGGCAAATAATCAGCAATAACCAACAAGGCGGAGAAATACGCTTTGAAAACGTTTGGTTTGCTTATAAAGCTCATGAATATGTCCTGAAAAATTTAGATTTTACCATTCGTCCAGGCGAAAAAGTCGCTTTAGTTGGTCCTACCGGTGCCGGCAAAAGTTCAATTATCCGTCTATTATGCCGCCTTTATGAACCGACAAAAGGACGGATTTTACTAGATGGAATTGATATTAGAGATATTCCACAAGCCCAGTTACGCCGATATATAGGGGTTATTCTTCAGGAAAGCTTTCTTTTTGCCGGTGATATCAAACGCAATATTACTTTAGGAGAAGACTATTCTCTTGACCAGGTAAAAGAAGCGGCTCAATTAACTAACATTAACCAATTTATTGAAGAATTACCCCAAAGTTATGACACGGTTTTAAGAGAAAGAGGGGCAAATTTATCTGGGGGACAAAAACAATTATTAGCTTTTGCTAGGGTAGCGATTCGTAAGCCGCGAGTTTTAGTTTTAGATGAAGCAACGGCGAGTTTAGATGTAGGGACAGAAGCATTAATTCAACAAGCTTTAGAAGAATTATTAAAAGAACGAACCGCCATTATTATTGCTCACCGACTATCGACAATTCGAGATGTAGATCGAATTTTAGTCCTTAAACGAGGGGAATTAATCGAACAAGGAAGTCATGAAAAATTATTAGAACAAAAAGGTTTATATGCGAGTTTGTACCGATTACAAATGTTAGGAGCGGCTGAATTATTGAGTTAA
- a CDS encoding DnaJ C-terminal domain-containing protein: MASTDYKDYYAVLGVNKTASADEIKKAFRKLAVKYHPDRNPDNKQAEERFKEISEAYEVLSDADKRSKYDQFGQYWKQASAGGGWSPNGAGVDFADFDFSQFGSFEEFINELLGRVSSPGGQRTRTYSYRTSTNPSGYGNVGGFKDFNSGFGNQSPVSLDREVNLRLTFAEAFQGSQKRLKIGNEMVDVRIPAGTKSGNRLRVRGKGQTNSYSSGRGDLYLVVELEPHSFFQFEGDNLICEIPITPDEAVLGASIEVPTPDGMVTMRIPPGIRSGQTLRLRSKGWPNPKGGRGDQLVRIVIDTPKTVSAAEREYYEKIRDSRSYNPRSHLQQVRL; the protein is encoded by the coding sequence ATGGCTTCCACTGACTATAAAGATTATTACGCGGTTTTAGGGGTCAACAAAACTGCCAGCGCGGATGAAATTAAAAAAGCCTTCCGTAAACTAGCTGTCAAATACCATCCTGATCGCAACCCAGATAACAAACAAGCTGAAGAACGTTTCAAGGAAATCAGCGAAGCTTATGAAGTGCTTTCAGATGCAGATAAACGCAGCAAGTATGACCAATTTGGTCAATATTGGAAACAAGCCAGTGCCGGTGGTGGGTGGTCGCCGAATGGTGCAGGGGTTGACTTTGCTGACTTTGACTTCAGTCAATTTGGGTCTTTTGAAGAATTTATTAATGAATTACTAGGACGTGTTTCCTCGCCGGGTGGACAAAGAACTCGAACTTATAGTTATCGCACTAGCACCAACCCTTCAGGATATGGGAATGTAGGAGGATTTAAGGATTTTAACAGTGGATTTGGCAATCAAAGTCCAGTTTCTTTGGATAGAGAAGTCAATCTGCGCTTAACCTTTGCTGAAGCCTTTCAAGGAAGTCAAAAACGCCTAAAAATCGGCAATGAAATGGTGGATGTTCGTATTCCTGCGGGAACAAAATCCGGCAATCGTCTGCGGGTTCGAGGGAAAGGGCAAACTAATAGCTATTCTTCTGGGCGAGGGGATTTATATCTCGTGGTTGAATTAGAACCTCATTCATTTTTCCAATTTGAAGGAGATAACCTGATCTGTGAAATTCCCATTACGCCAGATGAAGCGGTTTTAGGGGCTTCTATTGAAGTTCCTACCCCAGATGGAATGGTAACGATGAGAATCCCCCCTGGAATTCGTTCCGGTCAAACGCTACGCTTGCGCTCTAAAGGTTGGCCCAACCCTAAAGGAGGACGAGGCGATCAATTAGTTCGCATTGTCATAGATACTCCTAAAACCGTTAGTGCGGCTGAACGAGAATATTATGAAAAAATCCGCGATAGCCGCAGTTATAATCCTCGTAGTCATTTGCAACAGGTTCGTCTTTAA